In Altererythrobacter rubellus, the following are encoded in one genomic region:
- the mutM gene encoding bifunctional DNA-formamidopyrimidine glycosylase/DNA-(apurinic or apyrimidinic site) lyase yields the protein MPELPEVETTVRGLARFLDGARIDRLVLNRPNLRRPFPDSLVQVMTGATVTGLSRRAKYGLIHTDRDQTMVFHLGMSGRWRIDPAEPDKHDHLIMESGGHHFALCDPRRFGSVDLIATNALSEWAPFAALGPEPLGEDLDPAYLKNALKDRKQAIKLCLLDQRIVAGLGNIYVCEALWRAGIHPRKAGGKVTRPQLDRLVPHIKEVLTQSIRDGGSTLRDYAAPDGELGYFATRFDVYGRDGDPCRRQDSGIIRRFAQGGRSTWFCAKCQK from the coding sequence ATGCCTGAGCTTCCAGAAGTAGAGACAACGGTTCGCGGGCTTGCCCGGTTCCTAGATGGTGCAAGGATTGATCGCCTGGTACTCAATCGGCCAAACTTGCGTCGACCATTTCCGGACTCGCTGGTTCAGGTCATGACGGGCGCAACCGTAACCGGCCTGTCACGCCGAGCGAAATATGGCCTGATCCATACAGACCGTGACCAGACGATGGTATTCCATCTTGGCATGAGTGGCCGGTGGCGGATTGATCCGGCAGAGCCCGACAAGCATGACCACCTGATCATGGAATCAGGCGGCCATCATTTCGCACTGTGCGATCCGCGCCGTTTTGGTTCGGTTGATCTGATCGCGACCAATGCGCTGAGCGAATGGGCGCCGTTTGCCGCCCTGGGGCCAGAACCGCTGGGCGAGGATCTTGATCCTGCATACCTCAAGAACGCACTCAAGGACCGCAAGCAAGCCATCAAGCTTTGCCTGCTAGATCAACGGATCGTTGCGGGGCTCGGCAATATATATGTGTGCGAAGCGCTGTGGCGCGCTGGCATCCATCCGCGCAAAGCTGGTGGCAAAGTGACCAGGCCCCAGCTTGACCGGCTTGTACCGCATATCAAGGAAGTGCTCACGCAATCGATCCGGGATGGCGGCTCAACCCTTCGCGATTATGCCGCGCCTGACGGAGAGCTGGGCTATTTTGCGACCCGCTTTGATGTTTATGGACGCGATGGCGACCCTTGCCGCCGCCAGGATAGCGGCATCATCCGCCGCTTTGCTCAAGGCGGACGCAGCACATGGTTCTGCGCCAAGTGCCAAAAGTAA
- the rpsT gene encoding 30S ribosomal protein S20: protein MANSPQAKKRIRRNNRRADVNTARVSRIRGFVKKVETACEAGDKAAAAEALKAAQPEMARGVARGVMHKNTVARKMSRLSKRVAAL from the coding sequence ATGGCCAATTCGCCACAAGCAAAGAAGCGCATTCGTCGCAATAACCGCCGCGCCGACGTAAACACTGCGCGCGTCAGCCGTATCCGTGGTTTCGTCAAGAAGGTCGAAACAGCATGTGAAGCAGGCGACAAGGCAGCGGCGGCCGAAGCTTTGAAAGCTGCTCAGCCGGAAATGGCGCGCGGCGTTGCTCGCGGCGTGATGCACAAGAACACGGTTGCTCGCAAGATGTCGCGCCTCTCGAAGCGAGTCGCTGCACTCTGA